In the genome of Candidatus Reidiella endopervernicosa, one region contains:
- a CDS encoding alanine/glycine:cation symporter family protein: MIELLTAWSGKIADALWGNELTLIALLGTGLYLTIRIGFIQIRGFRHAINLIGGRYSSHKDTGEVSHFQALSAALSATVGTGNIAGVATAISLGGPGALFWMWMTAFFGMATKFTECTLALQFREVSRDGEIAGGPMYTLLNGLKMKRTAIVFAVFALIASFGIGNMVQANSVVDGIRYIYPPVGELSWLIGIVMAVLVGLVIIGGIKRIAKVASVLVPFMATIYIAAALIVLANSYEAIPAAFATIFEAALNPWVVGGAAVGEAIRWGVARGLFSNEAGLGSSPMAHAAARTNEPVREGLVAMMEPFIDTIVICTLTGLVIIVTGSYIDRPDDLVGAALTAHAFSQSLGNAGALVVGIGLSLFAFSTIIAWSYYGDRSARFLFGEAAVMPYRVLYTIVVAFGAPVPLQLVWNLADTTNILMALPNLIGLILLAGLVKKMKNEYFSAAGADAVAINL, translated from the coding sequence CTGATCGAATTGCTCACCGCCTGGAGCGGCAAGATCGCGGACGCACTCTGGGGCAACGAACTCACCCTGATCGCCCTGCTCGGCACCGGCCTCTACTTAACCATCAGAATCGGCTTCATCCAGATTCGTGGCTTTCGCCATGCGATCAACCTGATCGGCGGTCGCTACAGCAGTCACAAAGATACCGGCGAGGTCTCCCACTTCCAGGCGCTCTCCGCAGCACTCTCCGCCACCGTCGGCACCGGTAATATCGCCGGTGTCGCCACCGCCATCTCGCTCGGCGGCCCCGGCGCACTCTTCTGGATGTGGATGACTGCCTTCTTCGGCATGGCGACCAAGTTCACCGAATGTACCCTGGCGCTGCAATTCCGCGAGGTTAGCCGCGATGGTGAGATCGCGGGTGGCCCGATGTACACCCTGTTGAACGGTCTGAAGATGAAGCGCACCGCCATCGTCTTTGCCGTTTTTGCACTGATCGCCTCGTTCGGTATCGGCAACATGGTGCAGGCCAACTCGGTCGTTGATGGCATACGCTACATCTATCCACCCGTAGGAGAGCTCTCCTGGCTAATCGGTATCGTCATGGCCGTCCTGGTAGGTCTGGTGATCATCGGCGGCATCAAACGTATCGCCAAGGTCGCCTCGGTACTAGTCCCCTTCATGGCAACGATCTACATCGCCGCCGCACTGATCGTACTGGCCAACAGCTACGAGGCGATCCCCGCCGCATTTGCCACCATCTTTGAAGCCGCACTCAACCCCTGGGTCGTCGGTGGTGCCGCCGTCGGCGAGGCGATCCGCTGGGGTGTCGCCCGCGGCCTCTTCTCCAACGAAGCAGGCCTCGGCTCCTCGCCGATGGCCCACGCCGCCGCTCGCACCAACGAACCGGTCCGCGAAGGTCTGGTCGCGATGATGGAGCCCTTCATCGACACCATCGTCATCTGCACCCTCACCGGCCTGGTGATCATCGTCACCGGCAGCTACATCGACCGCCCCGATGACCTGGTCGGCGCCGCCCTCACCGCCCACGCCTTCAGCCAGAGCCTCGGTAACGCCGGAGCACTGGTCGTCGGCATCGGTCTCTCGCTCTTCGCCTTCTCCACCATTATCGCCTGGTCCTACTACGGCGACCGCTCCGCCCGCTTCCTCTTCGGCGAAGCGGCAGTAATGCCCTATCGAGTCCTCTACACCATCGTCGTCGCCTTCGGTGCTCCCGTACCACTGCAACTGGTCTGGAACCTTGCAGACACCACCAATATCCTGATGGCACTACCCAACCTGATCGGGCTGATACTGTTGGCAGGGCTGGTAAAGAAGATGAAGAACGAGTACTTCTCCGCCGCAGGAGCGGACGCAGTAGCCATTAACCTCTAA
- a CDS encoding IS481 family transposase, giving the protein MPWQEMKPMDQKLLFIADHLRGHFSHSELCRRYGISRKTGYKWLERYRQANLEGLKEQSRRPHRSPLTTPYSLRKAIIELRNKYRVPLGAKKIRAILEQRFPNQVVPSKSTIYNILNAEGLVKHRKRRTRVSPYPQPFDPVTAPNELWSTDYKGQFKLGNGQWCYPLTVMDHHSRYLLGCQGVKGTKTQIARSCFIKLFKEYGLPQRIRSDNGVPFASRATAGLSKLSIWWIRLGIVPERIEPGKPQQNGRHERMHRTMKRATTRPASASFAAQQRQFEAFRREYNEQRPHEGLGQTTPSSHYVRSVREYPSRLPQPIYPDYFDIKQVHSCGVIAAHGGQVYVSHLLTGEQVGIEEIDDGKWEIYFGPIRLGSYDLRDKQGWDTPYWTVKV; this is encoded by the coding sequence ATGCCCTGGCAAGAGATGAAACCTATGGATCAGAAGCTACTCTTCATTGCAGATCACCTTCGCGGCCACTTCAGTCATAGTGAGCTATGCAGACGTTATGGTATCAGTCGAAAAACAGGTTATAAGTGGCTGGAGCGGTACAGGCAAGCTAATCTTGAGGGGCTGAAAGAGCAGAGTCGACGCCCACACCGGAGCCCGCTCACAACGCCTTACTCCCTCCGCAAAGCCATCATCGAGCTGCGTAATAAATATCGTGTACCGCTAGGTGCCAAAAAGATTCGGGCGATATTGGAGCAGCGTTTTCCCAACCAGGTAGTACCCTCCAAAAGCACTATCTACAACATTCTCAATGCGGAAGGGCTGGTAAAACACCGTAAAAGGCGTACGAGAGTCAGCCCTTATCCACAGCCTTTTGATCCTGTAACGGCACCCAACGAACTCTGGAGCACCGACTACAAGGGGCAGTTCAAATTAGGCAATGGACAGTGGTGTTATCCGCTCACCGTGATGGATCATCACAGCCGTTATCTACTGGGATGTCAGGGTGTAAAAGGTACGAAGACCCAAATTGCACGGAGTTGCTTTATCAAGCTGTTTAAAGAGTATGGTCTACCGCAGCGAATTCGCTCAGATAATGGCGTTCCCTTTGCCAGTCGAGCCACTGCAGGCTTGTCTAAGCTATCGATCTGGTGGATACGTCTAGGGATCGTACCGGAGCGTATTGAGCCTGGTAAGCCACAGCAGAATGGCCGTCACGAGCGAATGCATCGCACTATGAAACGAGCCACAACACGACCTGCATCTGCATCCTTTGCCGCGCAGCAGCGTCAGTTCGAGGCCTTCAGGCGAGAGTATAACGAGCAACGACCACATGAAGGTTTAGGGCAAACAACGCCCTCAAGCCACTACGTGCGTTCAGTACGAGAATATCCAAGTCGTCTGCCACAGCCGATATACCCAGACTATTTTGATATAAAGCAGGTGCACTCATGTGGCGTGATAGCTGCGCATGGTGGACAGGTGTATGTCTCTCATCTGCTAACAGGAGAGCAGGTAGGCATCGAAGAGATAGACGATGGGAAGTGGGAAATTTATTTCGGCCCAATCCGTCTCGGAAGTTATGATCTGAGGGATAAGCAAGGCTGGGATACGCCGTACTGGACAGTCAAAGTGTAA
- a CDS encoding autotransporter outer membrane beta-barrel domain-containing protein yields the protein MVFKNPTATGLIVGLMVIQSLFADPTPPATPITVEYDDTSYILTTNYFSFSDNPELLEAQPWWEDPDLAIGLAETVQFQLGTSVDSQDTSPSGEALGPLFAYKDHLSIAWDGSGACNDCHTSDDPTYYAIDITSSVTSIENTHKAFKLFSLAEDTVIHGAHSRPLSRQVTKNKRAFWVAGDWGVDNHYNSNATAKLAEVGVGYNYGTTQINASLGKTWVRQELDYNGSADGDGKYFILESIYHNASSENLFVTLGLYHHRWDAEIERGYLFGATPYLSSGNPEISSWGVRARLDWQDLYLANSFQISPYIDLTHRDVSTESYTETGGALPASFDRHDENVTDIRLGFNASKPIANSQIAFATSLEVAHRLNYEDANISGHVPNAYTFNFTGQDYDKSTWYKVGIGVENSSDNGKFSVMLNTTTEGAMPTRWIAASWQTTF from the coding sequence ATGGTATTTAAAAACCCAACCGCAACTGGACTTATTGTCGGATTGATGGTGATTCAATCACTATTCGCTGATCCTACTCCTCCGGCAACCCCGATCACCGTTGAATACGATGATACAAGTTATATTTTAACTACCAACTATTTTAGTTTTTCCGATAACCCTGAATTATTAGAAGCACAGCCTTGGTGGGAGGACCCAGACCTCGCTATAGGCCTCGCTGAAACAGTCCAATTTCAACTGGGAACCTCTGTAGACTCACAAGACACATCCCCTTCAGGGGAAGCCCTCGGGCCACTGTTTGCTTACAAAGATCATCTGAGCATTGCCTGGGATGGAAGCGGTGCCTGCAACGATTGTCACACCTCTGATGACCCAACCTATTACGCTATCGATATAACCAGTAGCGTAACTAGCATTGAAAACACCCATAAGGCATTCAAGCTTTTTTCATTAGCAGAAGACACGGTTATCCACGGTGCTCATAGTCGCCCACTATCCAGACAAGTTACTAAAAACAAGAGGGCGTTCTGGGTTGCTGGAGATTGGGGTGTCGACAACCACTACAACAGCAACGCCACCGCAAAACTGGCAGAAGTTGGTGTGGGCTACAATTATGGAACCACACAAATCAACGCCTCTCTGGGTAAAACCTGGGTCAGACAAGAGTTAGATTACAACGGAAGCGCTGATGGTGATGGTAAATATTTCATTCTGGAGAGCATTTATCACAATGCCAGTTCTGAGAACTTATTTGTAACCCTTGGCCTTTACCACCATCGATGGGACGCCGAAATAGAGCGCGGTTATCTCTTCGGTGCCACACCATACTTATCATCAGGCAACCCTGAAATATCCAGCTGGGGGGTTAGAGCAAGACTTGATTGGCAAGACCTATATTTGGCGAACAGTTTTCAGATCAGCCCATACATAGATCTCACGCACAGAGATGTAAGCACTGAGTCATACACAGAGACGGGTGGCGCATTACCAGCATCGTTTGATCGTCATGATGAAAACGTCACCGACATACGGTTGGGCTTCAACGCAAGCAAACCCATTGCCAATTCACAGATCGCTTTCGCGACTAGCCTTGAAGTTGCACACCGACTCAATTACGAGGATGCAAACATCTCTGGTCATGTACCAAACGCATATACATTCAATTTCACTGGCCAAGACTATGATAAATCGACATGGTACAAAGTTGGTATTGGCGTAGAGAACAGCTCAGACAACGGGAAGTTTTCAGTTATGTTGAATACCACGACGGAAGGCGCAATGCCTACCAGGTGGATTGCAGCATCCTGGCAGACAACGTTCTAA
- a CDS encoding FKBP-type peptidyl-prolyl cis-trans isomerase, which yields MTTITTDSGLQYEEITIGEGTEATGRGQTAVVHYTGWLEDGTKFDSSVDRNDPFSFPMACGYVIKGWDEGVVGMKVGGKRKLTVPSNLGYGENGAGGVIPPNATLIFEVELLEVSE from the coding sequence ATGACCACTATCACCACCGATTCAGGCCTGCAGTATGAAGAGATCACCATTGGCGAAGGCACCGAGGCGACTGGCCGCGGTCAGACCGCTGTTGTCCACTACACCGGCTGGCTTGAGGATGGCACCAAGTTCGACTCAAGTGTTGATCGTAACGATCCGTTCAGCTTCCCGATGGCCTGTGGTTATGTGATCAAGGGTTGGGACGAGGGTGTTGTCGGCATGAAGGTTGGCGGCAAGCGCAAGCTGACCGTCCCCTCCAACCTCGGTTACGGCGAGAACGGTGCCGGTGGTGTAATACCCCCCAACGCAACACTGATCTTTGAGGTTGAGCTACTCGAGGTCTCTGAGTAA
- the nadC gene encoding carboxylating nicotinate-nucleotide diphosphorylase, translating into MEQALIEEIRRNVATALEEDIGNGDLTAALIPVNALSTATVICREAAVISGRPWFDQVFHQIDATITVEWLVSEGEQVAADQPLCTLHGSSRNLLTGERAALNILQTLSATATATRHYVDLIAGSGATILDTRKTLPGLRHAQKYAVRCGGGRNHRIGLFDAILIKENHIAAAGSITAALLTARASVEEGVMIEVEVEVEVEVEVEDLAQLEEALLSGCKRILLDNMPPELLRRAVELNCGRAKLEASGGITDETIVSIAATGVDYISIGSLTKDIRAVDLSMRLAEGVS; encoded by the coding sequence ATGGAGCAGGCGCTGATCGAGGAGATTCGGCGGAACGTCGCCACCGCACTGGAGGAGGATATCGGCAATGGTGATCTCACCGCCGCGCTGATACCCGTTAACGCCCTCTCCACGGCAACGGTGATCTGCCGTGAGGCTGCGGTGATTAGTGGTCGCCCCTGGTTCGATCAGGTGTTTCATCAGATCGATGCCACTATCACTGTCGAATGGTTGGTTTCGGAGGGTGAACAGGTCGCAGCCGACCAGCCGCTCTGCACTCTGCACGGCTCTTCGCGGAATCTGCTCACCGGTGAGCGTGCTGCGCTCAACATTCTGCAGACCCTCTCCGCTACCGCAACCGCCACCCGCCACTACGTTGATCTGATTGCTGGCAGTGGGGCGACCATTCTCGATACACGCAAGACGCTGCCGGGATTACGCCACGCGCAGAAGTACGCGGTGAGATGCGGTGGCGGACGGAATCACCGCATCGGTCTCTTCGACGCGATATTGATCAAGGAGAACCACATCGCCGCTGCCGGTTCGATCACCGCTGCGCTACTCACGGCACGTGCCAGTGTCGAAGAGGGCGTGATGATTGAGGTAGAGGTGGAGGTGGAGGTGGAGGTGGAGGTGGAGGATCTGGCACAGCTGGAAGAGGCGTTACTCTCCGGTTGCAAACGGATTCTGCTCGACAATATGCCCCCTGAGCTGCTGCGCCGTGCCGTTGAACTCAACTGCGGACGGGCCAAACTGGAGGCCTCCGGCGGGATTACCGATGAGACGATCGTCTCGATTGCCGCCACCGGCGTTGACTACATTTCGATCGGTTCCCTGACCAAGGATATTCGTGCCGTCGACCTTTCGATGCGGCTCGCCGAAGGTGTGTCATAA
- the rimO gene encoding 30S ribosomal protein S12 methylthiotransferase RimO, with amino-acid sequence MNNQGGKIGFVSLGCPKATVDSERILTRLRAEGYQLAPDYDEANLVIVNTCGFIDSAVQESLDAISEAMDENGKVIVTGCLGADEGRIREVQPDVLAVTGPQAFEEVMEAVHGQLPEHNPHIDLLPPQGIKLTPRHYAYLKISEGCNQSCSFCIIPSMRGKLVSRPINEVLDEAERLAGAGVKELLVVSQDSGAYGVDTKYQTSFWQGRPVKSRLTEMAKILGDMGMWIRLHYPYPHIDELLTLMADGTILPYLDAPLQHASPPILKAMRRPANSENALRRIEQWRRDCPDLTLRSTFIVGFPGETEEDFETLLDFIEEAGIDRAGAFTYSAVEGATANELPGAVPEELKLERLERLMERQEEISADRLAAKVGRKMRVLVDDIEGDLAIARSGGDAPEVDGVVIINDGGELPVGEFVEVEIDASDAHDLWAHRIER; translated from the coding sequence ATGAACAATCAAGGTGGAAAAATCGGCTTTGTCAGCCTCGGCTGCCCCAAGGCGACGGTCGACTCAGAACGCATTCTGACGCGACTACGTGCCGAGGGTTATCAGCTCGCCCCCGACTACGATGAAGCGAACCTGGTGATTGTGAATACCTGCGGTTTTATCGATAGCGCCGTGCAGGAGTCACTCGACGCGATCAGCGAGGCGATGGATGAGAACGGCAAGGTGATCGTTACCGGCTGTCTCGGTGCCGATGAGGGACGAATCCGCGAGGTCCAGCCCGATGTGTTGGCCGTAACCGGCCCGCAGGCGTTCGAGGAGGTGATGGAGGCGGTCCACGGTCAGCTCCCCGAACACAACCCACATATTGATCTGCTCCCCCCTCAGGGGATCAAACTCACCCCTCGCCACTATGCCTATCTAAAGATCTCCGAGGGGTGTAACCAGTCGTGCAGCTTCTGCATCATCCCCTCAATGCGCGGAAAACTGGTCAGCCGTCCCATCAATGAGGTGCTCGACGAGGCAGAGCGCCTTGCTGGGGCCGGGGTGAAGGAGCTGCTGGTGGTCTCACAGGATAGCGGTGCCTACGGGGTAGACACCAAATACCAGACCAGTTTCTGGCAGGGACGGCCGGTGAAGAGCCGTCTCACTGAGATGGCGAAGATTCTCGGTGATATGGGGATGTGGATTCGCCTCCACTACCCCTATCCGCACATCGACGAGCTGCTGACGTTGATGGCCGATGGCACCATTCTTCCCTACCTCGATGCGCCGCTACAGCACGCCAGTCCGCCCATCCTCAAGGCGATGCGTCGCCCTGCGAACAGCGAGAATGCATTGCGCCGCATTGAGCAGTGGCGACGTGACTGCCCTGACCTGACCCTACGCAGCACCTTTATTGTCGGCTTTCCCGGCGAGACCGAAGAAGACTTTGAAACCCTGTTGGATTTCATCGAAGAGGCGGGTATCGATCGAGCCGGTGCCTTCACCTACTCCGCCGTTGAAGGGGCCACAGCTAACGAGCTACCGGGTGCGGTGCCCGAAGAGCTGAAGCTTGAGCGCCTGGAGCGGCTAATGGAACGTCAGGAGGAGATCAGTGCCGATCGTCTGGCGGCCAAGGTCGGTCGCAAGATGAGGGTGTTGGTCGATGATATCGAGGGTGATCTGGCGATTGCCCGTAGTGGTGGCGATGCGCCTGAGGTCGATGGGGTAGTGATCATCAACGATGGCGGCGAGCTGCCGGTGGGTGAGTTTGTCGAGGTGGAGATCGACGCCAGCGACGCCCACGATCTTTGGGCACACCGCATAGAGCGTTAA
- a CDS encoding FAD:protein FMN transferase has product MEMIQYRFKRQSLLFTLVAALLLSACSRDALHHQQIYIFGTLVDVSVWGPDKKQAGEAIDAVAADFQQMHYEWHAWKPGPLVDLNVAFSEGRSIEVLESLLPVIEESRQLYLQSDGLFNPAIGGLIDLWGFHSDELPVGPPPTAEEIAALIAQRPAMDQIFIDGRLVRSGNPAVQLDFGGFAKGYAVDLAIQRLRSMGVEHAIVNAGGDLRAIGQRGGRNWRIGIKHPQGEGVIAALEVEGDESIFTSGNYERYHEYKGQRYPHIIDPRDGMPVRHIASATVIHNRGSVADAAATALVVAGVEGWHRVARNMGIRYALLVDESGTLYLNPAMKKRLMIDGEMPEKVVVSGPLFEGDVE; this is encoded by the coding sequence ATGGAAATGATTCAATATCGGTTTAAACGACAATCGCTGCTATTTACCCTTGTTGCTGCACTACTGTTATCGGCCTGCTCGCGCGACGCGCTCCATCACCAGCAGATCTACATCTTCGGTACTCTGGTTGATGTCTCGGTCTGGGGGCCTGATAAGAAGCAGGCCGGTGAGGCGATCGATGCGGTGGCCGCTGACTTTCAGCAGATGCACTACGAGTGGCACGCCTGGAAACCGGGGCCGCTGGTTGATCTTAATGTTGCCTTTAGCGAGGGGCGTTCGATAGAGGTGCTCGAGTCACTGCTACCGGTGATCGAGGAGTCTCGGCAGCTCTATCTGCAGAGCGATGGACTTTTCAATCCCGCAATTGGCGGCTTGATCGATCTGTGGGGTTTTCACAGCGATGAGCTGCCGGTCGGACCACCACCCACGGCCGAGGAGATCGCAGCACTGATTGCGCAGCGTCCTGCAATGGATCAGATCTTCATTGATGGCCGCCTGGTGCGTAGTGGTAATCCGGCGGTGCAGCTCGATTTTGGTGGTTTTGCCAAGGGTTATGCCGTCGATCTCGCTATCCAGCGGCTGCGCTCGATGGGCGTTGAACACGCTATCGTCAATGCGGGTGGCGACCTACGTGCCATCGGCCAGCGGGGCGGACGCAACTGGCGCATCGGTATCAAACATCCGCAGGGAGAGGGAGTGATTGCAGCACTAGAGGTGGAGGGTGATGAGAGCATCTTTACCTCCGGTAACTATGAGCGCTATCACGAGTACAAAGGTCAACGCTATCCGCACATCATCGATCCGCGCGATGGTATGCCGGTGCGTCACATCGCCTCTGCTACTGTTATTCATAACAGGGGGAGTGTCGCCGATGCCGCCGCTACGGCACTGGTGGTTGCCGGAGTTGAGGGTTGGCACCGCGTCGCTCGTAACATGGGGATTCGTTATGCACTGCTGGTCGATGAGTCGGGAACGCTCTATCTCAACCCGGCAATGAAAAAGCGCTTGATGATCGATGGCGAGATGCCGGAAAAGGTGGTGGTGAGCGGACCGCTATTTGAGGGGGATGTAGAGTGA
- a CDS encoding esterase/lipase family protein, protein MKRLRISSKILAALLLTTAVARADVAVLVHGWNSNAETWMVNGVVPVMRQHGWEDAGVYAAAPSGMQLYPTNTASGNKLYRTNLPAEAPLLIQASLLFNAVAQIRQQHPGESLTLVGHSAGGLVARLVTVRGDAPKIDRLVTIATPNLGTPRAIEGLDIVDSKPFFCPGPGIDFLKSMVGGNDYDYLKYSRGALIDMTPGALTVWLNQQPHPQISYHTIIRTDPNGQGDSLVPAFSQDLNQVSALRGRAERHITLAGHSLNPADGNLLAKILK, encoded by the coding sequence ATGAAGAGACTCAGAATTTCGTCAAAGATTTTAGCCGCCCTACTATTAACGACTGCGGTCGCACGCGCTGATGTAGCTGTGCTGGTACACGGCTGGAACTCTAATGCCGAGACCTGGATGGTTAACGGCGTGGTTCCCGTGATGCGACAACACGGCTGGGAGGATGCCGGTGTCTATGCAGCCGCGCCCAGCGGCATGCAGCTCTACCCCACCAACACCGCCTCAGGCAACAAGCTCTACAGAACCAACCTGCCGGCCGAAGCACCGCTGCTGATACAGGCCAGCCTGCTCTTCAACGCGGTAGCGCAGATACGCCAGCAACATCCTGGCGAATCGCTGACACTGGTTGGCCACTCGGCCGGTGGTCTGGTGGCAAGACTGGTCACAGTGCGTGGCGACGCCCCAAAAATCGACCGCCTGGTCACCATTGCCACACCAAACCTTGGTACGCCCCGTGCGATTGAAGGGCTCGATATCGTCGATAGCAAACCCTTCTTCTGCCCAGGCCCTGGTATCGATTTTCTGAAATCGATGGTCGGTGGTAACGACTACGACTACCTCAAATACTCACGTGGCGCCCTGATCGACATGACCCCCGGTGCCCTGACCGTCTGGCTGAACCAGCAGCCCCACCCCCAGATCAGTTACCACACCATTATTCGCACAGATCCGAATGGTCAGGGTGACTCTCTTGTGCCCGCCTTCAGCCAGGATCTCAACCAGGTGTCCGCACTACGTGGTCGCGCCGAGCGTCACATCACCCTCGCAGGCCACAGCCTCAACCCTGCCGATGGAAACCTGCTCGCCAAGATACTTAAGTAA
- a CDS encoding Fur family transcriptional regulator, translated as MEMLIENSSVQVETDFRELLREYDISPTQQRLEIAQLMLSEPQHLSADQVMAMLTGSEQHVSKATVYNTLGLFARKGLIREVVVDPTRLFYDTNTSRHHHFYNVDTSELTDVPADGFQVSALPEAPAGTEIEGVEVIVRLRASSVQQ; from the coding sequence ATGGAAATGTTGATAGAAAATAGTAGTGTCCAGGTCGAAACCGACTTTCGTGAACTGTTGCGTGAGTACGATATCTCACCGACTCAGCAGCGTTTGGAAATCGCCCAATTGATGCTCTCCGAGCCGCAACACCTCTCGGCAGATCAGGTGATGGCGATGCTCACTGGTAGTGAGCAGCATGTGTCGAAAGCGACCGTCTACAACACCCTGGGGCTCTTTGCTCGTAAGGGGCTTATCCGTGAAGTGGTTGTCGATCCGACCCGCCTCTTCTACGATACCAATACCTCACGTCACCACCACTTCTATAATGTCGATACCAGTGAGCTGACCGATGTGCCCGCTGATGGTTTCCAGGTGAGTGCGCTACCTGAGGCCCCTGCCGGGACCGAAATCGAAGGTGTTGAGGTGATCGTTAGACTGCGCGCCAGCAGCGTCCAGCAGTAA
- the thiO gene encoding glycine oxidase ThiO — protein sequence MSDCLVVGGGLIGMLTAFELAESGASVTLLERGEIGRESSWAGGGIISPLYPWRYDDAVTQLAKWGQARYQALSERLNEISGIDPEWTQSGLLMLDVDEDESALHWAESNEYDLRALDHAGVETTEPALGGDFEKGLWMPDVAQVRNPRIVKSLKATIEAAGVRIETHTEVRDIEVKGGAVCGVRCSNGRFEADQVVVAGGAWSGRILERLGVSFDVEPVQGQMILFKAPQGLVKRIVLQGDRYIIPRRDGRVLIGSTLEHVGFEKATTEHALEDLSQAAHKIIPALADAEIEQHWAGLRPGTPSGIPYIGEHPEVSGLYVNAGHFRNGVVIGYASARLAADLVLNRDPILELAPYGVGSAH from the coding sequence GTGTCTGATTGCCTCGTTGTTGGTGGCGGCCTGATTGGTATGCTCACGGCCTTTGAGCTGGCCGAGTCGGGTGCCTCCGTTACTTTGTTAGAGCGTGGAGAGATTGGTCGTGAGTCCTCCTGGGCCGGTGGCGGGATTATCTCACCGCTCTACCCCTGGCGTTATGACGATGCGGTAACGCAGCTGGCGAAGTGGGGGCAGGCACGTTATCAGGCGCTATCTGAACGACTCAATGAGATTAGCGGTATCGATCCCGAATGGACCCAGTCGGGTCTGTTAATGCTCGATGTTGATGAGGATGAATCAGCTCTGCACTGGGCAGAGAGCAATGAATACGACCTTCGAGCACTTGATCACGCGGGCGTAGAGACGACTGAGCCCGCGCTGGGTGGTGATTTTGAGAAGGGGCTGTGGATGCCCGATGTGGCACAGGTCAGAAATCCTCGCATCGTTAAATCACTGAAAGCGACCATTGAGGCGGCAGGGGTTCGTATCGAGACCCACACCGAGGTGCGTGATATTGAGGTTAAGGGCGGCGCGGTATGCGGTGTGCGCTGTTCTAACGGCCGTTTCGAGGCAGATCAAGTGGTCGTTGCCGGTGGAGCGTGGAGTGGACGTATCCTTGAACGGCTGGGCGTCAGTTTCGATGTTGAGCCGGTGCAGGGACAGATGATTCTCTTTAAAGCCCCTCAGGGGTTGGTCAAACGGATTGTGTTGCAGGGTGATCGATATATCATTCCGCGCCGTGATGGGCGGGTGTTAATCGGTAGTACGCTTGAGCACGTCGGCTTTGAGAAGGCGACGACCGAACATGCGTTGGAGGATCTGAGTCAGGCAGCACATAAGATAATTCCTGCGTTGGCCGATGCGGAGATTGAGCAGCACTGGGCTGGACTGCGTCCAGGAACCCCAAGTGGCATCCCCTATATAGGTGAGCACCCTGAGGTAAGCGGGCTCTACGTTAATGCCGGTCACTTCCGAAATGGTGTGGTGATCGGTTACGCCTCGGCCCGCTTGGCAGCAGATCTGGTGTTGAATCGTGATCCGATCCTCGAGCTTGCCCCTTATGGGGTAGGTAGTGCGCATTAG
- a CDS encoding type IV pilin protein, producing MKKNSGFTLIELMIVVAIVAILMTFAYPMYTDYIREAKRGEGRAALLQVQLEQEKWRANNTTYGTLANIGVNSNVTTDGGDLVYTLAVSGNDSTRYTATLTGQGTQAADSGCTSLTLTVNPTLPTGLYAPTTCFD from the coding sequence ATGAAGAAAAATAGCGGTTTTACACTGATTGAGTTGATGATTGTGGTGGCAATTGTCGCGATTTTGATGACCTTTGCTTACCCGATGTATACCGACTATATCCGCGAGGCGAAGCGCGGTGAGGGGCGAGCTGCCCTGCTTCAGGTTCAGCTTGAGCAGGAGAAATGGCGTGCGAACAATACAACCTATGGAACTCTTGCCAATATTGGAGTCAATAGCAATGTGACAACCGATGGTGGTGATCTGGTCTACACGTTAGCTGTTTCAGGTAACGACTCCACTCGCTACACCGCAACGCTAACGGGGCAGGGCACTCAAGCGGCTGATTCGGGTTGTACGTCCTTAACACTCACAGTTAATCCAACGCTCCCCACTGGCCTCTACGCACCGACCACCTGTTTTGATTAA